A genomic segment from Actinoplanes sichuanensis encodes:
- a CDS encoding TetR/AcrR family transcriptional regulator: protein MPGVERVRSVGARRRKTRTGVVLTADMIVDTALRLIDAPGGDKLSVRRLGAELGADPTAVYRYFRDMDALLLALADRLIGDAFAEFVPREHWADSLRDLAASLRRSMRLHPRLAHLRAIRVTAGPHEMRVVDTGIGIMLSAGFAPADAVRHYRDFVDTVLAVAAVDAAELTEEQEAAEQEAWSRVYTSLPADGYPNVHLVREHLPSMYNSAFPGTIDKLIDALVQAAPTPA, encoded by the coding sequence GTGCCTGGAGTGGAACGTGTGCGCAGCGTGGGGGCCCGGCGACGGAAGACCCGCACCGGGGTCGTGCTGACCGCCGACATGATCGTCGACACAGCTCTGCGGCTGATCGACGCGCCCGGCGGCGACAAACTGAGCGTCCGGCGGCTCGGTGCCGAGCTGGGCGCCGACCCGACCGCGGTGTACCGCTACTTCCGCGACATGGACGCGTTGCTGCTGGCCCTGGCCGACCGGCTGATCGGCGACGCGTTCGCCGAGTTCGTCCCGCGCGAGCACTGGGCCGACTCCCTGCGCGACCTGGCCGCCTCGCTACGCCGGTCGATGCGACTGCACCCGCGCCTGGCCCACCTGAGGGCCATCCGGGTCACCGCCGGACCGCACGAGATGCGGGTCGTCGACACCGGCATCGGCATCATGCTGAGCGCCGGCTTCGCCCCGGCCGACGCGGTGCGCCACTACCGCGACTTCGTCGACACCGTGCTCGCGGTGGCCGCGGTCGACGCGGCCGAGCTCACCGAGGAGCAGGAGGCGGCCGAGCAGGAGGCGTGGTCCCGGGTCTACACCTCGCTGCCGGCCGACGGTTACCCCAACGTGCACCTGGTCCGCGAGCACCTGCCGTCGATGTACAACTCGGCTTTCCCCGGGACCATCGACAAGCTGATCGACGCGCTGGTTCAGGCGGCTCCCACGCCGGCGTAG
- a CDS encoding NAD(P)/FAD-dependent oxidoreductase translates to MAATPPAYDLAIRTDEQRIRKALAGAARTPFWLEDPGRPAPQPALNGSTDADLLVVGGGYCGLWTALIAKEADPSLDVVLVEGNEIAWAASGRNGGFVEASLTHGTENGRRHFADELPILDALAAENFAGFEATLTRHGIDAEFQKEGVLAVATEPHQVDELREAITDGTTFYEGAELGALVKSPLYRAGLMQHEGAALVHPAKLAWGLKAACLRLGVRIFENTPVTDIKDQGATVRAATWAGSVRARKVALATNGFPSLLKRNRLLTVPIYDYVLMTEPLTDAQVAEIGWTRRFGISDTSRQFHYYRMTSDNRILWGGYDAVYHKGGAIRPEHDQNPETFTRLADHFMRTFPQLGDVKFSHAWGGMIDMCTQLAAFQGRAMGGKVAYSSGFTGLGVAATRYGATVMLDLLDGKDTVRTRVKMAKRKPLPIPPEPVLYPAVQVIRNAIARSDRNGGRDGFILKAANAFGFSFDS, encoded by the coding sequence ATGGCGGCCACACCCCCCGCTTACGATCTGGCAATCCGCACCGACGAGCAGCGCATCCGCAAGGCCCTGGCCGGCGCCGCTCGCACCCCGTTCTGGCTGGAGGACCCGGGTCGGCCGGCCCCCCAGCCCGCGCTGAACGGCTCCACCGACGCCGACCTGCTGGTCGTCGGCGGCGGTTACTGCGGGCTCTGGACGGCGCTGATCGCCAAGGAGGCCGACCCGTCACTGGACGTGGTGCTGGTCGAGGGCAACGAGATCGCCTGGGCCGCCAGCGGACGCAACGGGGGCTTCGTCGAGGCCAGCCTCACCCACGGCACCGAGAACGGGCGCCGACACTTCGCCGACGAACTGCCGATCCTGGACGCGCTGGCCGCGGAGAACTTCGCCGGGTTCGAAGCCACGCTGACCAGGCACGGCATCGACGCCGAGTTCCAGAAGGAGGGCGTGCTCGCCGTCGCCACCGAGCCGCACCAGGTCGACGAGCTGCGCGAGGCGATCACCGACGGCACCACCTTCTACGAGGGTGCCGAGCTGGGTGCGCTGGTCAAGTCGCCGCTCTACCGGGCCGGCCTGATGCAGCACGAGGGCGCCGCACTGGTGCACCCGGCCAAGCTGGCCTGGGGCCTCAAGGCGGCCTGCCTGCGCCTGGGCGTGCGGATCTTCGAGAACACCCCGGTCACCGACATCAAGGACCAGGGCGCGACGGTACGGGCCGCGACCTGGGCCGGCAGCGTCCGGGCGCGGAAGGTCGCGCTGGCCACGAACGGCTTCCCGTCGCTGCTCAAACGGAACCGTCTGCTGACCGTGCCGATCTACGACTACGTCCTGATGACCGAGCCGCTGACCGACGCGCAGGTGGCGGAGATCGGCTGGACCAGGCGGTTCGGCATCTCGGACACCTCGCGGCAGTTCCACTACTACCGGATGACCTCGGACAACCGGATCCTGTGGGGCGGCTACGACGCGGTCTACCACAAGGGCGGCGCGATCCGGCCCGAGCACGACCAGAACCCGGAGACGTTCACCCGGCTCGCCGATCACTTCATGCGGACGTTCCCGCAGCTCGGTGACGTGAAGTTCAGCCACGCCTGGGGCGGCATGATCGACATGTGCACCCAGCTGGCCGCGTTCCAGGGCCGGGCGATGGGTGGCAAGGTCGCCTACAGCAGCGGGTTCACCGGGCTGGGAGTGGCCGCGACCCGCTACGGGGCGACCGTGATGCTGGACCTGCTGGACGGCAAGGACACCGTCCGTACCCGGGTGAAGATGGCCAAGCGGAAGCCGCTGCCGATCCCGCCGGAGCCGGTGCTCTACCCCGCCGTGCAGGTGATCCGCAACGCGATCGCCCGCTCGGACCGCAACGGCGGCCGGGACGGCTTCATCCTGAAGGCGGCGAACGCCTTCGGGTTCTCCTTCGACTCCTGA
- a CDS encoding TetR/AcrR family transcriptional regulator, with amino-acid sequence MKRTQAERSGATRGKILEATLQCLVERGYAETTTAEVLARADVPRGTLLHHFPTKADLLVGAVHYVAGRRVEALTAELAAIPADTDRLESLIDIIWRHFSSPLFWAALELWNAARTDAEVRTALLPVEKEIFAVLHDRARTLLTESSPGDPRVPTVVEFSYEVLTGLAMTGIVSGDLGRRELLIRRWKRAAAILLGRRDPSTLVERARSKES; translated from the coding sequence GTGAAACGAACGCAGGCCGAACGGAGCGGGGCCACCCGGGGCAAGATCCTGGAGGCCACGTTGCAGTGCCTGGTCGAGCGCGGCTACGCGGAGACCACCACCGCCGAGGTGCTGGCCCGCGCCGACGTGCCCCGGGGCACGCTGCTGCACCACTTCCCCACCAAGGCGGATCTGCTGGTCGGCGCGGTGCACTACGTCGCCGGCCGGCGCGTCGAGGCGCTGACCGCCGAGCTCGCGGCGATCCCGGCCGACACCGACCGGCTGGAGTCGCTGATCGACATCATCTGGCGGCACTTCTCGTCCCCGCTGTTCTGGGCGGCGCTCGAGTTGTGGAACGCGGCTCGCACCGACGCCGAGGTGCGGACCGCGCTGCTGCCGGTGGAGAAGGAGATCTTCGCCGTTCTGCACGACCGGGCCCGTACGCTGCTCACCGAGAGCTCACCAGGCGACCCGAGGGTGCCGACCGTGGTCGAGTTCAGCTACGAGGTGCTGACCGGCCTGGCCATGACCGGCATCGTCAGCGGCGACCTGGGCCGCCGTGAGCTGCTCATCCGCCGCTGGAAACGGGCGGCCGCGATCCTGCTCGGCCGCCGTGACCCGTCCACCCTCGTCGAACGTGCCCGCTCAAAGGAGAGCTGA
- a CDS encoding type II toxin-antitoxin system Rv0910 family toxin → MPAVVPPRLRAGLAVVRAAAGSLLSRTRPEPVAPPAAIEPPRRFAHPCSVQVTTTAAAAQVFAVLADPARMPDWVLQHTGWIDGAPASFAEGERFRQRIKLMGVPSEVRWTVVGLVPGRAVWFEGTAPMGISVGFYLSVTPAGDGSVVRFDGGVEGGSAEGPLGAMVARNLADAMRKSLDELGAVAAAAGGTPASRSSSSTSGVGTRSAARSAASRDGSRSANRSAASRDGTRSVAPSAASNTGSLSAAPSVPPPGPKPAPIVFGRTGEEIDAWTPVIVGVGQVSDRSTEPAGGDPVSLAVRALRLAAADGGNPEILQKADLVGYVASVSWLYPDGAALLAGQVGAHPKQTVQTTLFGGDGSLRLLNDVAGVIASGHAAIALLGGAEAASTAAAADRAGRDLDWPRQPDGTRPGRIVGGDAPANNDPETTAGLVAPIYLYALIESAVRARLGLSPAEHRERITRLWAGYSEIAAGNPHAWQPTVHTAVELAEPTAANRMISAPYPKLLTANVQVNQGTGIIVCSAAAAQEAGIDQDRWVFLHAGAHATDEWFVTERADLAASPAIKAVGDAVLGHAGIGIDDVEHIDLYACFPSAVQIAALELGLPIDDPTRPLTVTGGLTFAGGPGNNYSSHAIANLVPRLRSDPDGFGLATALGWYLTKHAATVLSARPPRAAYRDIDADHRLRRPPARRALGSWTGPAVLEAYTVPYRRDGVPEATIITAITPDGDRVVLRLPGDTFLRTDPDPAARDVADRLGSGDIANLVGSWVDIAGTTLIAAGDIADVALPAPPEPPLVVEWHGPVTVLRLNRPRVRNAIDLTTARALEKAIDDFEADPDARVAILTGSDTVFSAGMDLKAAARGEYPVTETRGLLGITARPPTKPLIAAVEGAALAGGCELALAADLIVAAEDAAFGIPEVKRGLVAAAGGVLRLAQSLPRGTALELALTGEPMPARRLHELGLINRVTSPGAAFGTALQLAQDIAANAPLAVLLSKRIVDEHRDWGAAEAFDRLSDIAGEVIGSADAQEGIRAYAENRTPIWKG, encoded by the coding sequence ATGCCCGCTGTTGTACCACCCCGGCTGCGTGCCGGGCTCGCCGTCGTGCGCGCAGCCGCCGGGAGCCTGCTGAGCCGGACCCGGCCGGAACCGGTCGCGCCGCCGGCGGCGATCGAACCGCCCCGCCGGTTCGCGCACCCGTGCAGCGTCCAGGTGACCACGACGGCCGCGGCGGCACAGGTGTTCGCGGTGCTCGCCGACCCGGCTCGGATGCCGGACTGGGTGCTGCAGCACACCGGATGGATCGACGGAGCACCCGCCTCGTTCGCCGAGGGTGAGCGGTTCCGGCAGCGGATCAAGCTGATGGGGGTGCCCAGCGAGGTCAGGTGGACCGTCGTCGGCCTCGTGCCGGGGCGGGCCGTCTGGTTCGAGGGCACCGCGCCGATGGGCATCTCGGTCGGGTTCTACCTGTCGGTCACGCCCGCGGGTGACGGGTCGGTGGTGCGGTTCGACGGCGGGGTCGAGGGCGGGTCGGCGGAAGGCCCGCTGGGAGCGATGGTCGCCCGCAATCTCGCCGACGCCATGCGCAAGTCACTGGACGAACTCGGTGCGGTCGCGGCGGCTGCCGGCGGTACCCCCGCGTCCCGATCCTCGTCGAGCACGTCCGGCGTCGGCACCCGCTCCGCGGCGCGGTCGGCCGCGTCTCGCGACGGCTCCCGTTCCGCGAACCGGTCGGCCGCGTCTCGCGACGGCACCCGTTCCGTGGCGCCGTCGGCCGCGTCAAACACCGGCTCCCTTTCCGCGGCGCCTTCTGTGCCGCCTCCCGGGCCTAAGCCGGCGCCGATCGTTTTCGGTCGAACCGGTGAGGAGATCGATGCCTGGACGCCGGTGATCGTCGGGGTCGGGCAGGTCTCCGACAGATCCACCGAGCCGGCCGGAGGCGACCCGGTCTCCCTGGCCGTGCGGGCGCTGCGACTCGCCGCCGCCGACGGCGGGAATCCGGAGATCCTTCAAAAAGCCGATCTCGTGGGGTACGTGGCCAGCGTCTCGTGGTTGTACCCGGACGGCGCCGCCCTGCTCGCGGGCCAGGTCGGCGCGCACCCGAAGCAGACCGTGCAGACCACCCTCTTCGGCGGCGACGGCTCGCTGCGACTGCTCAACGATGTCGCTGGTGTGATCGCTTCCGGTCACGCGGCTATCGCTCTGCTGGGTGGTGCCGAAGCTGCCTCGACCGCGGCTGCCGCCGACCGGGCCGGCCGCGACCTCGACTGGCCCCGGCAGCCGGACGGCACCCGGCCCGGCCGGATCGTCGGTGGTGACGCACCGGCCAACAACGATCCGGAGACCACGGCCGGTCTGGTCGCGCCGATCTACCTCTACGCGCTGATCGAGTCGGCGGTCCGGGCCCGGCTCGGGCTCAGCCCGGCCGAGCATCGGGAACGGATCACCCGGCTCTGGGCCGGTTACTCGGAGATCGCCGCCGGTAACCCGCACGCCTGGCAACCGACCGTGCACACCGCCGTCGAACTGGCCGAGCCGACCGCCGCCAACCGGATGATCTCGGCACCCTATCCCAAGCTGCTCACCGCGAACGTGCAGGTCAATCAAGGTACCGGCATCATCGTGTGCAGCGCGGCGGCCGCGCAGGAGGCCGGGATCGACCAGGACCGGTGGGTGTTCCTGCACGCCGGGGCGCACGCCACCGACGAGTGGTTCGTCACCGAGCGTGCCGATCTAGCCGCCTCGCCCGCGATCAAGGCGGTCGGCGACGCCGTTCTCGGGCATGCCGGGATCGGCATCGACGACGTCGAACACATCGATCTGTACGCCTGTTTCCCGTCCGCGGTGCAGATCGCCGCGCTCGAACTCGGGCTCCCGATCGACGACCCGACCCGACCGCTGACCGTGACCGGCGGGCTGACCTTCGCCGGTGGGCCGGGCAACAACTACTCCAGTCACGCGATCGCCAACCTGGTGCCGCGGCTGCGATCAGATCCGGACGGCTTCGGCCTGGCGACCGCCCTCGGCTGGTATCTCACCAAGCACGCGGCGACCGTCCTGTCGGCCCGGCCGCCCCGCGCGGCATACCGCGACATCGACGCCGACCACCGGTTGCGGCGGCCACCGGCGCGCCGGGCGCTCGGTTCGTGGACCGGCCCGGCGGTCCTGGAGGCCTACACCGTCCCCTACCGTCGAGACGGCGTCCCCGAGGCGACGATCATCACCGCGATCACCCCCGACGGCGACCGGGTGGTCCTGCGTCTGCCGGGCGACACGTTCCTGCGCACCGATCCCGACCCGGCCGCCCGTGACGTCGCCGACCGCCTCGGCTCCGGCGACATCGCGAACCTGGTGGGTTCCTGGGTCGACATCGCGGGCACGACCCTCATCGCCGCCGGGGACATCGCCGACGTCGCGCTGCCGGCTCCGCCCGAGCCGCCGCTGGTCGTGGAATGGCACGGCCCGGTCACCGTCCTCCGGCTCAACCGGCCCCGGGTCCGCAACGCGATCGACCTGACCACCGCCCGTGCGCTGGAGAAGGCGATCGACGACTTCGAGGCCGACCCGGATGCCCGGGTGGCGATCCTGACCGGCTCGGACACCGTGTTCAGCGCCGGCATGGACCTGAAGGCCGCCGCCCGCGGGGAGTACCCGGTGACCGAGACCCGTGGCCTGCTCGGCATCACCGCCCGGCCGCCCACCAAACCGCTGATCGCCGCGGTCGAGGGCGCCGCCCTGGCCGGCGGATGCGAACTGGCCCTGGCCGCCGACCTGATCGTCGCCGCCGAGGACGCCGCGTTCGGCATCCCCGAGGTGAAACGCGGCCTCGTCGCCGCGGCCGGCGGGGTGCTCCGGCTCGCACAGAGTCTGCCCCGCGGCACCGCCCTGGAACTGGCCCTCACCGGTGAGCCGATGCCCGCGCGTCGGCTTCACGAACTCGGGCTGATCAACCGCGTCACGTCACCGGGCGCAGCGTTCGGCACCGCGCTGCAACTGGCCCAGGACATCGCCGCGAACGCGCCCCTCGCTGTACTGCTCTCGAAACGCATCGTCGACGAACACCGCGACTGGGGCGCCGCGGAGGCCTTCGACCGTCTCTCCGACATCGCCGGCGAGGTGATCGGCTCGGCGGACGCCCAGGAGGGCATCCGCGCGTACGCCGAGAACCGGACCCCCATATGGAAGGGCTGA
- a CDS encoding SAM-dependent methyltransferase, protein MTGIDWVPAGIDTSRPSAARVYDYFLGGTHHLPVDRELAGHIEAMTPDIGATMRANREFLQRAVRFLAGAGIRQFLDVGSGIPTSGNVHEIAQAEASGSSVVYVDVDPVAVGHSRAILAGVERTGVVLADARDTGTILAEAAQLIDFGQPVAVLLAGVLHFVPDEDDPAGLVAALRGVTAPGSYLLISHATADGQPPEVVAAQRLSSRTGTGIVLRSHAEIASWFAGFPLIDPGLVHIPLWRPTEPVEHPERYGAYAGVGAA, encoded by the coding sequence ATGACTGGAATCGATTGGGTGCCGGCGGGCATCGACACGAGCCGGCCGAGCGCCGCCCGGGTGTACGACTACTTCCTCGGTGGCACGCACCATCTGCCGGTGGATCGGGAGTTGGCCGGCCACATCGAGGCGATGACCCCGGACATCGGCGCGACGATGCGGGCCAACCGGGAGTTCCTGCAGCGTGCGGTCCGGTTCCTGGCCGGGGCCGGGATCCGCCAGTTCCTGGACGTCGGTTCCGGCATCCCGACGTCCGGGAACGTGCACGAGATCGCGCAGGCGGAGGCATCCGGGTCATCGGTGGTCTACGTCGACGTGGATCCGGTGGCGGTCGGGCACAGCCGGGCGATCCTGGCCGGGGTGGAGCGGACCGGTGTGGTGCTGGCCGACGCGCGGGACACCGGCACCATCCTGGCGGAGGCCGCGCAGCTGATCGATTTCGGGCAGCCGGTGGCCGTACTCCTCGCGGGTGTTCTGCATTTCGTTCCGGACGAGGATGATCCGGCCGGTCTGGTGGCCGCGTTGCGAGGGGTCACCGCGCCCGGTTCGTATCTGCTGATCTCACACGCCACCGCAGACGGCCAGCCACCCGAGGTGGTGGCGGCGCAGAGGCTGTCGTCGCGGACCGGTACCGGGATCGTGCTGCGGTCGCACGCCGAGATCGCGTCCTGGTTTGCGGGGTTCCCGCTGATCGATCCCGGTCTCGTGCACATCCCGCTATGGCGGCCCACCGAGCCTGTCGAGCACCCGGAACGCTACGGCGCCTACGCCGGCGTCGGCGCGGCCTGA
- a CDS encoding acyl-CoA dehydrogenase family protein produces the protein MSLTPERAALADSMRQFVSREIHPNLPDWERTGEIPRDVHAKLAKAGLYGIGFAEEHGGDGGDSVDTVIATEAFLEAGGSSGAHAALFTHGIALPHIIASGDESLIDRFVRPTLAGEMIGALGITEPEAGSDVGSLRTTAVRDGDVYVVNGAKMFITSGVRADFVTAAVRTGGSGASGISMLVIEKGTPGFTVSRKLDKMGWLCSDTAELSFADCRVPVANLVGPENFGFALIGQAFVAERIIAAVHAYSVAQRSLDLTLEYVRDRETFGRPLISRQVVRHKLIDMKMRIDHSRQYTRWVAERHAAGEAMIGEVCLAKNAAVETCKHVVDEAVQLHGGTGYMRESEVERNYRDTRILGIGAGATEIMVDLAAKMFGYQ, from the coding sequence ATGAGCCTGACCCCGGAACGTGCCGCCCTCGCCGACTCGATGAGACAGTTCGTGTCCCGCGAGATCCACCCGAACCTGCCCGACTGGGAGCGGACCGGCGAGATCCCCCGTGACGTGCACGCCAAGCTGGCCAAGGCCGGTCTCTACGGGATCGGGTTCGCCGAGGAGCACGGCGGCGACGGTGGCGACAGCGTCGACACGGTCATCGCGACCGAGGCGTTCCTGGAGGCGGGCGGTTCGTCGGGGGCGCATGCCGCGCTCTTCACGCACGGGATCGCCCTGCCGCACATCATCGCCTCGGGTGACGAGAGCCTGATCGACAGGTTCGTCCGCCCCACCCTGGCCGGGGAGATGATCGGCGCCCTCGGCATCACCGAGCCGGAGGCCGGGTCGGATGTGGGCTCGCTACGCACCACCGCGGTCCGCGACGGCGACGTGTACGTGGTGAACGGCGCCAAGATGTTCATCACCTCGGGGGTCCGGGCCGACTTCGTGACCGCCGCGGTGCGTACCGGCGGTTCCGGCGCGTCCGGCATCAGCATGCTGGTGATCGAGAAGGGCACACCCGGCTTCACGGTGTCCCGCAAGCTCGACAAGATGGGCTGGCTCTGTTCGGACACCGCGGAACTGTCGTTCGCCGACTGCCGGGTGCCCGTCGCCAACCTGGTCGGGCCGGAGAACTTCGGGTTCGCGCTGATCGGCCAGGCGTTCGTGGCCGAGCGGATCATCGCGGCGGTGCACGCCTACTCGGTGGCGCAGCGCTCGCTGGATCTCACCCTGGAGTATGTGCGCGACCGGGAGACGTTCGGCCGTCCGCTGATCAGCCGCCAGGTGGTCCGGCACAAGCTGATCGACATGAAGATGCGGATCGACCACTCCCGTCAGTACACCCGCTGGGTGGCCGAGCGGCACGCGGCCGGCGAGGCGATGATCGGTGAGGTCTGCCTGGCCAAGAACGCCGCGGTGGAGACCTGCAAACACGTCGTCGACGAGGCGGTCCAACTGCACGGCGGTACGGGCTACATGCGCGAGTCGGAGGTCGAGCGCAACTACCGGGACACCCGGATCCTGGGCATCGGAGCCGGCGCCACCGAGATCATGGTCGACCTGGCGGCGAAGATGTTCGGCTACCAGTGA
- a CDS encoding aminotransferase-like domain-containing protein: MIQFEERPGILDLSWGHPRPDLLPVREWAAAGAGLDWRALTYGADAGPPALLEALGGVGRTFVTGGTSHGLALLTQVLAAPGDVVLVDSPTYHLAFPILTDRGLRPVHAPEGLAPDALRALIRACRPRFLYLVPTFGNPTGRSLPPDRRRELIEVARQEGILLVEDDTYRELVYDGVAPQALWEVAGGGPVVRLGSFAKTVAPGLRLGWINAEPEIITRLVRLGYVHSGGGVNHATAVTMAGFLADGAFGRHLVALRGEYRTQRNALVDALRERIAGVESPAGGWFLWVPLPVGVEADGLLPIAEEHGVSFVPGTRFWADGSGGRDRIRLSFSHLPAADLMRAAGRLADAVAAAVHKR, encoded by the coding sequence GTGATCCAGTTCGAGGAGCGTCCCGGCATCCTCGACCTCTCCTGGGGCCATCCCCGGCCCGACCTGCTCCCGGTCCGGGAGTGGGCGGCCGCCGGCGCCGGGCTGGACTGGCGTGCGCTGACCTATGGTGCCGACGCCGGGCCCCCCGCGCTGCTGGAGGCGCTCGGCGGGGTCGGGCGGACCTTCGTCACCGGTGGGACGTCGCACGGACTGGCGCTGCTCACCCAGGTGCTGGCCGCTCCGGGCGACGTGGTGCTGGTCGACTCCCCCACGTACCACCTGGCCTTTCCGATCCTCACCGACCGCGGCCTGCGCCCGGTCCACGCTCCCGAGGGGCTGGCTCCGGACGCGCTGCGGGCACTGATCCGGGCGTGCCGGCCGCGGTTCCTCTACCTGGTGCCGACGTTCGGGAATCCGACCGGGCGGAGCCTTCCCCCGGATCGCCGCCGGGAGCTGATCGAGGTGGCCCGGCAGGAGGGGATCCTCCTCGTCGAGGACGACACCTATCGGGAGCTGGTCTACGACGGGGTGGCGCCGCAGGCACTGTGGGAAGTGGCCGGCGGTGGGCCGGTCGTCCGATTGGGATCATTTGCCAAGACCGTCGCGCCGGGATTGCGGCTGGGTTGGATCAACGCCGAGCCGGAGATCATCACGCGGTTGGTCCGGCTGGGGTATGTGCACAGTGGTGGCGGGGTCAACCACGCGACCGCCGTGACCATGGCCGGTTTCCTCGCCGACGGTGCCTTCGGCCGGCATCTCGTGGCTCTCCGGGGCGAGTACCGTACCCAGCGAAATGCCCTGGTCGACGCCTTGCGGGAGCGAATCGCCGGGGTCGAGTCGCCGGCTGGCGGGTGGTTTCTGTGGGTGCCGTTGCCGGTCGGGGTGGAGGCCGACGGCCTGCTGCCGATCGCCGAGGAGCACGGTGTCTCGTTCGTGCCGGGCACCAGGTTCTGGGCCGACGGGTCGGGTGGCCGGGATCGGATCCGGCTGAGTTTCTCGCACCTGCCCGCGGCCGATCTGATGCGGGCGGCCGGGCGGCTCGCCGATGCGGTTGCCGCGGCCGTCCACAAGCGATAG
- a CDS encoding acyl-CoA synthetase: protein MSALEHLQAVLRMHQIGIVNLLRPDRLIKAAGNNAKLGPQAALTEKAANEHPNLPALTDERGTWTYRQFFERSNALAHALRKVDLPPKSVIGVLARDHRGLALAITGTARAGLRLAMLNTGLAASQLAEVIKRENVRFLMYDSEFAPAVDLLPDDIPRYLSWTDDDYERPAAVLTVEELIAAEPTTVPLPIPEKPGGFIILTSGTTGLPKGAPRTKVSPLASALIADRVDFPRQGAAVIASPLFHSTGFGAWTVGLSLSNHAVLLRRITAEGILAAIAEHRAHMLVAVPTMLNRMLALGPEVIAKYDTSSLKTVFLAGSALAPELSTRFQDVFGDVLYNVYGSTEVAVASVAQPHELRKSPGTVGKPPVTVHVALYDAEDKPVTEVGAKGRIFVRTGIPFEGYTDGRHKQVIDGYMATGDQGHFDEDGLLYIDGRDDDMIISGGENVYPLEVENLLAERADVMDAAVIGVDDADFGTRLRAFIVPTEDSARDPQEIREFVRANLARFKVPRDVVFVDELPRNPTGKLVRRELPTGPLDEA from the coding sequence GTGAGCGCTCTCGAACATCTGCAGGCGGTTCTGCGGATGCATCAGATAGGCATCGTCAACCTCCTGCGCCCGGACCGGCTGATCAAGGCGGCCGGGAACAATGCGAAACTCGGCCCCCAGGCGGCCCTCACCGAGAAGGCCGCCAACGAGCACCCGAACCTGCCCGCACTCACCGACGAACGCGGCACCTGGACGTACCGCCAGTTCTTCGAGCGTTCGAACGCCCTCGCCCACGCACTGCGCAAAGTGGACCTGCCGCCGAAGTCGGTGATCGGCGTCCTGGCCCGCGACCACCGCGGCCTGGCTCTGGCCATCACCGGCACGGCCCGGGCCGGCCTGCGCCTGGCCATGCTCAACACCGGGCTCGCCGCCTCCCAGTTGGCCGAGGTGATCAAGCGGGAGAACGTCCGGTTCCTGATGTACGACAGCGAGTTCGCCCCCGCCGTCGACCTGCTGCCGGACGACATCCCGCGATACCTGAGCTGGACCGACGACGACTACGAGCGGCCCGCCGCGGTGCTCACCGTCGAGGAGTTGATCGCGGCCGAGCCGACGACCGTACCGCTGCCGATCCCGGAGAAGCCGGGCGGTTTCATCATCCTGACCAGCGGTACCACCGGCCTGCCCAAGGGCGCGCCGCGGACCAAGGTGTCGCCGCTGGCCAGTGCGTTGATCGCGGATCGGGTCGACTTTCCCCGGCAGGGTGCCGCGGTGATCGCGTCGCCGCTGTTCCACAGCACCGGCTTCGGCGCCTGGACGGTCGGCCTGTCGCTGTCGAACCATGCGGTCCTGCTGCGGCGCATCACCGCGGAGGGGATCCTCGCCGCGATCGCCGAGCACCGTGCGCACATGCTGGTGGCCGTACCGACCATGCTGAACCGGATGCTCGCGCTGGGCCCGGAGGTCATCGCCAAGTACGACACGTCGTCGCTGAAGACCGTCTTCCTGGCCGGGTCGGCGCTCGCGCCCGAACTGAGCACCCGCTTCCAGGACGTGTTCGGTGACGTGCTGTACAACGTGTACGGCTCGACCGAGGTGGCCGTCGCGTCCGTGGCCCAGCCGCACGAGCTGCGCAAATCCCCGGGTACGGTGGGGAAACCGCCGGTCACCGTGCACGTGGCGCTCTACGACGCCGAGGACAAACCGGTCACCGAGGTGGGGGCGAAGGGGCGGATCTTCGTCCGTACCGGCATCCCGTTCGAGGGCTACACCGACGGCCGCCACAAGCAGGTCATCGACGGGTACATGGCGACCGGTGACCAGGGGCACTTCGACGAGGACGGCCTGCTCTACATCGACGGCCGCGACGACGACATGATCATCTCCGGTGGTGAGAACGTCTACCCCCTGGAGGTGGAGAACCTGCTCGCCGAGCGGGCCGACGTGATGGACGCCGCGGTGATCGGCGTCGACGACGCGGACTTCGGCACCCGACTGCGGGCCTTCATCGTGCCCACCGAGGATTCGGCGCGGGACCCGCAGGAGATCCGCGAGTTCGTCCGGGCCAACCTGGCCCGCTTCAAGGTGCCGCGGGACGTCGTCTTCGTCGACGAGCTGCCCCGCAACCCGACCGGCAAACTGGTGCGCCGGGAGCTTCCGACCGGGCCGCTCGACGAGGCGTGA